In Sphingobacterium thalpophilum, a genomic segment contains:
- a CDS encoding FecR domain-containing protein, translating into MKANPNYIVKLINKLLRGQETMADRDAIEQWRKSDKSNDDLLESFRDAKNIESDLNFFANLDEDGAWCNIQQTPRKLNKNYRPFLRVAAILVVLLGVSLFYVLQQDGKVSDKVAATAPVKKDISPAQPGALLVLADGTIMPLEKSNKTVDQKIVALANKDNGKNMDIPVKEAPLQFNTLVVPKGNFYKLTLEDGTHVWINANSQLKFPIKFKDNERRVYLEGEAYFEVAHEAGRPFFVESKGNEVKVLGTHFNINAYGTNVRTTLSSGRVQVSHSGNVVVLEPGEYANLVGEQLRKGKADLEHDLSWHNNQFYFKKETIVEIASTLSKWYDIQVKFKIDVALDKVYTGNFKRDVKLSEALEMLTYVCDLKFEFQGKELIVENK; encoded by the coding sequence ATGAAAGCTAATCCTAATTACATAGTCAAACTAATTAATAAGTTACTTCGTGGCCAAGAAACAATGGCGGATCGGGATGCTATTGAGCAGTGGCGGAAATCTGACAAAAGTAACGATGATTTGCTGGAAAGTTTTCGGGACGCAAAGAATATTGAGTCAGATCTTAACTTTTTTGCCAATTTGGATGAAGATGGTGCTTGGTGTAATATTCAGCAGACTCCCCGGAAATTAAATAAGAATTATAGGCCCTTTCTTCGTGTGGCTGCCATTCTTGTCGTATTATTAGGAGTATCACTCTTTTATGTATTACAGCAGGATGGGAAAGTGTCCGACAAAGTAGCAGCTACCGCTCCTGTAAAAAAAGATATTTCACCTGCTCAGCCAGGAGCCTTATTGGTCCTAGCTGATGGGACAATAATGCCTTTGGAGAAATCGAACAAAACAGTAGATCAAAAAATAGTTGCCTTAGCGAATAAAGATAATGGCAAGAATATGGATATTCCAGTGAAGGAAGCTCCTCTTCAATTTAATACATTGGTTGTTCCTAAAGGCAATTTTTATAAGCTGACCTTAGAAGATGGGACCCACGTATGGATTAATGCTAACTCCCAACTCAAATTTCCTATAAAATTTAAAGATAATGAGCGTCGTGTCTACTTGGAAGGTGAAGCTTATTTTGAGGTAGCACATGAGGCTGGGCGTCCTTTTTTTGTGGAATCTAAAGGAAACGAAGTGAAGGTATTGGGGACTCATTTCAATATTAATGCTTATGGAACTAATGTTCGTACGACATTGTCTTCGGGAAGAGTGCAAGTAAGTCATTCTGGCAATGTTGTTGTTTTGGAGCCCGGGGAATACGCGAATCTTGTAGGAGAACAGCTTCGGAAAGGAAAAGCAGATTTGGAACACGATCTATCATGGCATAACAATCAGTTTTACTTTAAGAAAGAAACCATTGTTGAAATTGCCTCAACACTTTCTAAATGGTATGACATACAAGTTAAATTTAAAATAGATGTTGCATTAGATAAAGTGTATACTGGCAACTTTAAGCGTGATGTTAAGTTATCGGAAGCTTTGGAAATGCTGACTTACGTCTGTGATTTGAAATTTGAGTTTCAAGGAAAAGAATTAATTGTCGAAAATAAATAA
- a CDS encoding RNA polymerase sigma-70 factor encodes MGPEEKLFRTHYKSLCHFAWKFVGESSIAEDLVQEAFITFFREQQRIDESEIFVRNYLYTAVRFSCLKHLRHEKVKEKYWTRVKFNEEDAHSVELSIIHTEVINEVYRIIAEMPTACQQIFKMGYLEGLSNLEITEKLQISVNTVKTQKQRGMKILLDKLHPEFLPLVIFLLK; translated from the coding sequence ATGGGACCCGAAGAGAAGTTATTTAGAACGCATTATAAAAGCTTGTGTCATTTTGCATGGAAATTTGTAGGAGAATCTTCTATTGCAGAGGATTTGGTGCAAGAGGCGTTTATTACATTCTTTAGGGAGCAGCAACGAATCGATGAATCCGAAATCTTTGTACGAAACTATTTATATACTGCCGTGCGATTTTCTTGTCTGAAGCATTTAAGGCATGAAAAAGTAAAAGAAAAGTATTGGACTCGGGTTAAGTTCAATGAGGAAGATGCGCATTCTGTTGAACTTTCGATAATTCATACCGAGGTGATCAATGAAGTCTATCGGATTATTGCCGAAATGCCTACTGCGTGTCAGCAAATTTTTAAGATGGGCTATTTAGAAGGCTTGTCGAATCTTGAAATTACCGAAAAACTTCAGATCAGCGTAAATACCGTTAAAACGCAAAAACAACGAGGCATGAAGATTTTACTGGATAAGCTGCATCCCGAATTTTTACCCCTTGTTATTTTTTTATTAAAATAA
- a CDS encoding proton-conducting transporter membrane subunit — protein sequence MIDNHIIATIIVHLFIAIVQLMLWRKSTAQRFLSVGGSLLALILAFKLFFKVYDDGILTMNAANWKAPFGIVFVADLFSSTLVLLTSIAGLAVSIFSCVGVGRQRILYGYFPIFHFLMMGLNGAFLTGDIFNLYVWFEVIIISSFVLMTLGGRKSQLEGAVKYMAMNILASTFFLTGIGILYGISGSLNMADLALRIPKIQNQALVEITATFFLIGFGIKSAVFPLYFWLPSSYHTPPSAVAATFGGLLTKVGIYALFRVFSLLFIPNHFTKELLIVLAILTILTGAFGALIKTNIRRLFSYLIVCHIGFMIGGLGLYSKWALLGAVFYLIHDIMVKTNLFLIAGVIRQLRGTMDMTKLGGLYAQYPKISLLFAIVLFSLVGIPPLSGFWPKIYLFKDAFHLEKYAFAGALIIGSFITLFVIAKMWAQVFWKDAPDPEIIEDKFAGMIGYKRTMLILPVVILASASLYIGLNAEAIIHVADQIATQLLDTSPYINAVLGGQK from the coding sequence ATGATAGACAACCACATTATTGCCACGATCATCGTGCATTTATTTATTGCTATTGTCCAACTGATGTTGTGGCGCAAATCCACTGCACAACGTTTTCTGAGTGTTGGCGGAAGCTTGCTCGCACTCATTCTTGCCTTTAAACTATTCTTCAAGGTTTATGATGATGGTATTCTGACCATGAATGCAGCCAATTGGAAAGCTCCTTTTGGGATCGTTTTTGTTGCCGATCTATTCAGCAGTACCCTTGTTCTCCTGACTTCTATCGCAGGTCTGGCGGTCTCTATCTTTTCCTGTGTCGGTGTGGGGCGCCAGCGCATACTCTATGGTTATTTCCCGATCTTTCACTTTTTGATGATGGGGCTCAATGGGGCTTTTCTAACCGGTGACATCTTCAATCTGTATGTATGGTTTGAAGTTATTATTATTTCCTCTTTTGTGCTGATGACTTTGGGGGGCAGAAAATCCCAATTGGAAGGTGCCGTAAAATATATGGCCATGAATATCCTGGCTTCCACATTTTTCTTAACAGGAATAGGTATACTTTATGGCATTTCAGGCTCGTTAAACATGGCCGACCTGGCCCTGCGTATTCCTAAAATACAAAATCAGGCTTTAGTAGAAATTACAGCAACATTTTTCCTGATCGGTTTTGGCATTAAATCCGCTGTATTTCCACTCTATTTCTGGTTACCGTCCTCTTACCATACGCCACCTTCGGCCGTAGCAGCGACATTTGGAGGCTTATTGACCAAGGTTGGGATTTACGCCTTGTTCCGGGTATTTTCCTTACTATTTATTCCCAATCATTTTACCAAGGAACTCCTTATCGTACTGGCCATATTGACAATTCTGACGGGCGCTTTTGGTGCATTGATCAAAACCAATATCCGGAGGTTGTTTTCCTATTTGATCGTTTGTCATATTGGTTTTATGATTGGCGGACTGGGCTTATATAGCAAATGGGCTTTATTGGGGGCAGTATTCTATCTGATCCATGATATCATGGTCAAAACGAATTTATTCCTCATAGCCGGTGTTATACGGCAACTCCGCGGCACCATGGATATGACTAAACTGGGCGGACTTTATGCCCAATACCCAAAGATTTCATTACTTTTTGCCATTGTTCTTTTTTCACTGGTGGGCATCCCGCCTCTCTCGGGATTCTGGCCTAAAATCTATCTATTCAAAGATGCCTTCCACTTAGAGAAGTATGCTTTCGCGGGAGCCCTGATTATTGGCAGCTTTATCACCTTGTTTGTCATCGCCAAAATGTGGGCGCAGGTATTCTGGAAAGATGCACCTGATCCGGAAATCATTGAGGACAAATTTGCGGGTATGATCGGCTATAAAAGAACAATGCTCATACTGCCTGTTGTTATTTTGGCATCTGCATCCCTGTATATCGGACTCAACGCCGAAGCGATTATCCATGTCGCGGATCAGATCGCTACACAATTATTGGACACATCACCTTACATAAACGCTGTATTAGGAGGGCAGAAATGA
- a CDS encoding Na+/H+ antiporter subunit E — protein MIKQFLMNLMLSFIWVALTGSMYYTNFLFGFMLGFGILWLMNRNEVDQRYFYRVPKTLSFILFFLWEMIVANVQVAYDVITPKFFIKPAIVKYPMDAKTDLEINLLSTFISLTPGTLILDVSEDKKTLFIHVMYMKSKEQFVSTLKNNVERRLLELLR, from the coding sequence ATGATCAAACAGTTTTTAATGAACCTCATGCTATCCTTTATCTGGGTCGCATTGACGGGATCGATGTATTACACCAACTTCCTTTTCGGCTTTATGTTGGGATTTGGTATCCTCTGGCTTATGAACAGGAATGAGGTGGACCAACGCTACTTTTATCGGGTCCCCAAAACATTGAGTTTTATTCTTTTTTTCCTGTGGGAAATGATTGTTGCCAATGTGCAGGTTGCCTACGACGTGATAACCCCCAAGTTTTTTATCAAACCTGCGATTGTCAAGTATCCCATGGATGCAAAAACCGATTTGGAAATTAACCTGCTTTCAACCTTTATCTCGTTGACACCCGGCACACTCATCCTCGACGTAAGTGAAGATAAAAAAACGCTCTTTATTCACGTCATGTACATGAAAAGCAAGGAACAGTTTGTTTCTACCCTTAAAAATAATGTTGAACGAAGACTTTTAGAACTCTTAAGATGA
- a CDS encoding Na+/H+ antiporter subunit C has product MELILVLLIGILYAAGIYLILRRSMVKLLLGIMLLGNGTNILIFLLGNIIKGKPPIIGPDLKVFTDIYADPIPQALILTAIVISFGLTSFAIVLLKRVYALLGTDDLDDLNTPEEEDI; this is encoded by the coding sequence ATGGAACTGATACTCGTGTTATTGATCGGCATCCTTTATGCTGCCGGAATATACCTCATCTTGCGTCGAAGCATGGTGAAATTGTTGCTGGGGATTATGTTACTGGGCAATGGTACCAATATATTGATCTTCTTATTGGGAAACATTATTAAAGGTAAACCACCCATCATTGGACCCGATCTGAAGGTATTCACCGATATTTATGCGGACCCGATTCCGCAAGCACTTATTTTAACGGCCATCGTGATCAGCTTTGGCCTAACCTCCTTTGCCATCGTTTTACTCAAGCGTGTATATGCATTGCTGGGGACAGATGATCTGGATGATTTGAACACGCCTGAGGAAGAAGATATATGA
- a CDS encoding putative monovalent cation/H+ antiporter subunit A — MLFTVLSGLITSSLIVPFGRFLKTKWGFILAFLPVLLFLYFAQYIVPIGQGFYFVQSTSWVPSLGINLDFKLDGLSLLFALLITGIGSCIFFYANAYLKGHRYIDRFFGYLCLFMSAMLGLVLSDNMLLLFIFWELTSISSFFLIGFNNDKNDSRKSALTALSITGLGGFFLLAGFILLGNIAGTYHITALIGKVSIIQQHPLFPLVFGLVALGAITKSAQFPFHFWLPGAMKAPTPVSAYLHSATMVKAGIYLLARFSPILGGNPIWMYSLMAIGGLTMLYAAFHSLFRTDLKGVLAYSTISALGILVFLLGLGTKDAIIAASVFILVHALYKAALFLITGIIDHETGTRDLTVLRGLRKVLMPVAIAGLLAALSSAGIPLTFGFIGKDLIYEATLHATPDLFLYLTVAAVVTNILLVSAGFMAGIKPFMGKLPEQFNTIHLPYKAMWIPPLLLAILGVVFGCIPGLVGEWIAGPTATSILAKPETFQLKIWHGFNLILLLSAITITAGTLLYFTNRPSEKKLAWIANFNKISPEYIIQLCAQEIVLFSTFFTNKMHNGYLRSYLLKIILFAELLIAYQLYLGGPLHIKWETLSPVSFYEVTTVCILIGAIVLTIRTSSRLTAVVATSVVGYAICLIFVFYSAPDLAMTQFTIDTLTVVLFVLVLFKLPSFLNLANRRTIIRDAVVAIVFGILLSMVALRVLHEPTTTNISDFYGDYAYVLAKGKNVVNVLLVDFRGFDTMFEIVVLSIAALGVYSLLKLRLKSSDKE, encoded by the coding sequence ATGCTATTTACTGTTCTGTCAGGACTAATAACATCGAGCCTTATTGTTCCATTTGGTCGATTCCTAAAAACCAAATGGGGTTTTATTCTCGCATTCTTACCGGTACTTCTATTTCTATACTTTGCTCAATATATCGTACCTATTGGTCAAGGCTTCTATTTCGTACAATCCACATCGTGGGTGCCCTCCTTAGGCATCAATCTGGATTTTAAATTAGATGGACTGTCGCTACTTTTCGCCTTATTGATTACTGGGATCGGATCCTGTATATTCTTTTATGCGAATGCCTATCTCAAAGGTCATCGGTATATCGATCGATTCTTTGGCTACCTCTGCCTTTTTATGTCGGCTATGCTGGGGCTTGTCCTGTCGGACAACATGTTACTATTGTTTATCTTTTGGGAACTGACCTCGATCAGCTCATTTTTTCTCATTGGATTTAACAATGACAAAAATGATTCACGCAAAAGCGCGCTGACCGCACTATCCATTACCGGGTTGGGTGGTTTTTTTCTACTGGCAGGTTTTATTTTGCTGGGTAATATTGCCGGCACTTACCATATTACAGCACTCATCGGCAAAGTATCAATCATTCAGCAACATCCACTCTTTCCCCTGGTCTTTGGCCTCGTAGCACTTGGAGCGATTACGAAATCAGCACAATTCCCTTTCCATTTTTGGTTACCCGGTGCCATGAAGGCGCCAACACCTGTGTCGGCCTACTTACATTCGGCAACCATGGTAAAGGCAGGAATCTACCTTTTGGCCCGTTTTTCACCGATACTTGGAGGCAACCCGATCTGGATGTATTCCCTCATGGCCATTGGTGGCCTCACGATGCTTTATGCCGCATTCCATTCGCTTTTCAGAACAGACCTCAAGGGAGTACTCGCTTATTCAACCATATCCGCCCTCGGTATTTTGGTTTTCTTATTAGGACTCGGTACCAAGGATGCCATTATCGCTGCAAGTGTCTTTATACTCGTACATGCTTTATATAAAGCCGCATTATTCTTGATTACGGGGATTATAGACCATGAAACGGGAACGCGAGATCTTACAGTCTTGCGGGGGCTACGCAAGGTATTAATGCCTGTCGCTATCGCAGGTCTCCTAGCGGCACTTTCCAGTGCAGGTATTCCACTTACATTTGGATTTATTGGAAAGGATCTGATTTACGAGGCAACACTACATGCCACACCCGATTTATTTCTCTATTTGACCGTCGCTGCAGTAGTAACAAATATACTCTTGGTTTCTGCTGGATTTATGGCCGGTATCAAACCTTTTATGGGTAAGCTACCCGAGCAATTTAATACAATCCACCTACCCTATAAAGCCATGTGGATCCCACCTCTACTTTTAGCTATATTAGGAGTTGTCTTTGGGTGCATCCCAGGACTTGTCGGCGAATGGATTGCCGGACCTACCGCAACAAGTATACTCGCAAAACCCGAAACATTTCAGCTGAAAATCTGGCATGGCTTTAATTTAATCCTGCTATTAAGTGCTATTACAATTACCGCTGGTACGTTGCTTTATTTCACAAACAGGCCCAGCGAGAAAAAATTGGCTTGGATTGCAAATTTCAATAAGATTTCTCCTGAATATATCATTCAATTATGTGCGCAGGAAATTGTTTTGTTCTCTACTTTCTTCACCAACAAAATGCACAACGGCTATTTGCGTTCGTATCTGTTGAAAATTATCTTATTTGCCGAATTATTGATCGCCTACCAGTTATACCTGGGGGGACCACTCCATATCAAATGGGAAACCCTATCGCCAGTGAGTTTCTACGAAGTCACCACAGTTTGCATTTTGATCGGTGCCATTGTGCTTACCATCCGCACCTCATCCCGTTTAACAGCCGTAGTAGCCACCAGTGTTGTAGGTTATGCCATATGTCTTATTTTCGTATTTTACAGCGCCCCAGATCTAGCGATGACGCAATTCACCATCGATACACTCACGGTGGTACTCTTCGTATTGGTACTCTTTAAGCTCCCCTCTTTTCTGAATTTAGCCAATCGACGCACCATCATTCGCGACGCCGTGGTCGCTATCGTTTTTGGCATTCTGCTATCCATGGTTGCACTGCGTGTACTCCATGAACCAACAACAACTAATATCAGTGATTTCTATGGCGATTATGCTTATGTACTTGCTAAAGGAAAAAATGTCGTCAATGTATTGCTTGTCGATTTCAGAGGTTTTGACACCATGTTTGAAATTGTAGTATTGAGTATTGCTGCATTAGGGGTATATAGCTTATTAAAATTACGTTTAAAATCCTCTGATAAAGAATAA
- a CDS encoding monovalent cation/H+ antiporter complex subunit F — protein sequence MTLNSYFDYVILPILTISVILAFIRLYKGPQIFDRVIALDLIITIGIGIITVYSIRTSQEVFLDIAMILALIAFLGTIAFSFYLEKQSKDD from the coding sequence ATGACTTTAAATAGCTATTTTGATTATGTGATCCTTCCGATCTTGACTATCTCAGTCATACTGGCTTTTATTCGTCTGTATAAAGGACCCCAGATATTTGATCGTGTTATTGCCCTAGATCTCATTATCACCATCGGAATTGGCATTATTACCGTTTATAGTATACGAACTTCGCAGGAAGTGTTTTTAGACATTGCCATGATCTTGGCGCTTATCGCATTTCTTGGTACGATCGCATTTTCATTTTATTTAGAAAAACAAAGCAAAGATGATTGA
- a CDS encoding lactonase family protein → MKKAFIYLMTILPLASFAQQIPMFVGTYTSKTASKGIYIYNFDVKTGETTLSSTQESKDPSFLARNNNFIYAVNEVPNQEGTVSAYSFKDGHLTFLNSLPSGGESPCFVEVHPKGSLLAVANYTGGSAALFDLESNGVLSKRARLIQHEGKGVDPVRQEKPHVHSTFFSNKGDKLYVQDLGLDEISIYPVNKTGNAYSLADESEDIFTPAGGGPRHIVFDKKEKFLYVVLEMTGQIASYKKDGDAWMYQSTFDINPEGFKGSNGGADMKISADGKFLYATNRGDANTIATFSVEKDGELKKIANLSVKGKGPRNFNLSPDGKYLLVANQYTNNIVLFSRDAKTGLLTDTGKEIAVPAPVCIIF, encoded by the coding sequence ATGAAAAAAGCATTTATTTATTTGATGACAATTTTACCTCTTGCTAGTTTTGCGCAACAGATTCCCATGTTTGTGGGCACATATACGAGCAAAACCGCGAGCAAGGGCATCTATATTTATAATTTTGATGTTAAAACTGGTGAAACAACCTTGTCGAGCACGCAAGAAAGTAAAGATCCATCCTTTTTAGCGCGAAATAATAACTTTATTTATGCCGTTAATGAGGTTCCAAATCAAGAGGGGACTGTTTCTGCCTATTCTTTTAAGGACGGCCATTTAACTTTTCTAAACTCACTTCCTTCCGGAGGGGAGTCGCCTTGTTTTGTTGAAGTACATCCTAAGGGTAGCTTGCTCGCTGTAGCAAATTATACAGGCGGCTCTGCAGCGCTGTTTGATTTAGAAAGTAATGGTGTTTTGAGCAAAAGAGCACGCTTAATACAACATGAGGGCAAGGGGGTGGATCCCGTACGCCAAGAAAAGCCACACGTACATTCTACTTTTTTCTCCAATAAAGGGGATAAGTTGTACGTCCAGGATCTTGGTTTGGATGAGATTTCTATTTATCCGGTGAATAAAACGGGAAATGCCTATAGTCTTGCAGATGAATCAGAAGATATCTTTACACCGGCAGGGGGGGGACCACGTCATATCGTGTTTGATAAGAAAGAGAAATTCCTGTATGTCGTATTGGAAATGACCGGTCAAATTGCATCGTATAAGAAAGATGGCGATGCATGGATGTATCAAAGTACTTTTGATATTAACCCCGAAGGCTTTAAAGGAAGTAACGGCGGTGCTGATATGAAGATCTCTGCTGATGGAAAATTCCTGTATGCGACCAACCGTGGCGATGCCAATACGATAGCTACTTTTTCGGTAGAAAAGGATGGAGAATTGAAGAAAATAGCGAATCTTTCAGTAAAAGGTAAAGGTCCGCGTAATTTCAACCTTTCTCCGGATGGGAAATATCTTTTGGTCGCCAATCAATATACCAACAACATTGTTTTGTTTAGCCGGGATGCTAAAACGGGTTTGTTGACAGATACTGGAAAAGAAATTGCTGTACCAGCACCAGTTTGCATTATCTTCTAA
- a CDS encoding Na+/H+ antiporter subunit B — translation MNSTILQTATRYLLPILLLFSVFLLLRGHYYPGGGFVGGLVASIAFVLHSFAFGPQNTMKLIQYKPLSLIPIGLGISAISMFLPAFFGYPVMTGLWLEEKIPVIGMIGTALFFDLGVYFVVIGVVLTILFTIALTTEEEE, via the coding sequence ATGAATAGTACAATATTACAGACCGCTACGCGGTATTTATTACCGATACTTTTACTTTTCTCGGTATTCCTTCTACTCAGGGGGCATTATTACCCTGGCGGAGGTTTCGTTGGCGGCTTGGTTGCTTCGATTGCCTTTGTGCTGCATAGTTTTGCCTTTGGCCCTCAAAATACCATGAAACTGATTCAGTACAAACCCTTGTCACTTATTCCCATAGGATTGGGGATTTCGGCCATAAGCATGTTCTTACCTGCATTTTTTGGCTACCCTGTCATGACTGGGCTTTGGCTGGAAGAGAAAATTCCCGTTATCGGGATGATAGGAACCGCCTTATTTTTTGACCTTGGTGTATACTTTGTTGTCATCGGTGTCGTCCTGACAATTTTATTTACAATTGCTTTAACTACTGAAGAAGAAGAATAA
- a CDS encoding peptidylprolyl isomerase — MKKNIYILFLLLFASIQASLAQRQVIDRVVATVGSGIILQSDVDMQYSQWLAQGNKPNENFKCGVLEQLIIQKLLSQQAVIDSIDVTETEVDDNLNSRLRHMSQQAGGQERLEKFLNRSLLQYKEEMRSSVFEQLKANKMQQNIVQKVDVTPLEVKRYFEGLNKDSLPYFNTEVEIGEIVMMPKLTDAEKKEQRDKIEGIRKQIVDGSDFGTMARIYSQDPGSAPYGGDLGFGTRDNYVKEFSAMAFKLKPGEISPIVESKFGFHIIQVLERRGEEVHTRHILMKINPGTAALERTKNKLDSIYKLVVDKKMDFYHAATNYSDAEESKFNGGMILNQEGSSRTTVIPMDGLEKSVFTAIDPLKPGEYSKPEQFTDKMGDVGYRFNYLKTRIPPHKANLDEDFTKIKEAARQDKINRNLSKWFDDKSKTTFINISDEFGSCDELKKWKKQ, encoded by the coding sequence ATGAAAAAAAACATTTATATATTGTTTTTATTGCTGTTTGCATCAATTCAGGCCAGTCTTGCGCAACGTCAAGTTATTGATCGCGTTGTAGCAACGGTTGGATCGGGCATTATCTTACAGTCCGACGTGGATATGCAATATTCTCAATGGTTAGCGCAAGGGAATAAACCTAATGAAAATTTTAAATGCGGCGTACTTGAGCAGTTAATCATTCAGAAACTGCTTTCCCAACAGGCAGTAATTGACTCTATAGATGTAACGGAAACCGAAGTTGACGATAACCTTAACTCCCGCCTACGTCATATGTCACAACAGGCAGGAGGGCAAGAACGTCTTGAAAAATTCCTCAACCGCTCTTTATTGCAATACAAAGAAGAAATGCGTTCAAGTGTTTTTGAGCAATTGAAAGCTAACAAAATGCAGCAAAACATTGTTCAAAAAGTAGACGTAACACCATTGGAAGTAAAGCGTTATTTTGAAGGCTTGAATAAAGACAGTCTGCCTTACTTCAATACCGAGGTAGAAATCGGTGAGATTGTGATGATGCCCAAATTGACAGATGCAGAAAAAAAAGAGCAGCGAGATAAGATTGAAGGTATCCGCAAGCAGATTGTAGATGGCTCGGACTTTGGTACAATGGCTCGTATATACTCGCAAGATCCCGGATCTGCCCCTTATGGTGGTGATTTAGGTTTCGGCACACGTGACAACTACGTAAAGGAATTCTCCGCGATGGCTTTTAAATTAAAACCGGGAGAAATTTCTCCAATTGTAGAATCCAAATTTGGCTTTCATATTATTCAGGTACTCGAACGACGGGGCGAAGAGGTGCATACACGCCATATCCTGATGAAGATCAATCCTGGTACTGCTGCGTTGGAAAGAACCAAAAATAAATTGGACAGTATCTATAAACTGGTTGTTGACAAAAAAATGGATTTCTATCACGCTGCTACAAATTATTCGGACGCAGAAGAAAGCAAATTCAATGGGGGTATGATCCTAAATCAAGAAGGCTCAAGCCGCACAACCGTAATTCCTATGGATGGCTTGGAAAAATCAGTATTTACAGCAATCGATCCCCTAAAACCAGGAGAATACTCCAAACCAGAGCAATTTACAGACAAAATGGGCGATGTTGGCTACCGTTTCAATTACTTGAAAACACGTATTCCGCCGCACAAAGCAAATTTGGACGAGGATTTCACCAAAATCAAAGAGGCTGCCAGACAAGATAAAATCAATCGCAATCTAAGTAAATGGTTCGATGATAAATCGAAAACAACATTTATCAATATCAGTGACGAGTTTGGTTCATGCGATGAATTGAAAAAATGGAAAAAACAATAA
- the mnhG gene encoding monovalent cation/H(+) antiporter subunit G, translated as MIDITLAILSTIGALAILFASIGILRMPDFYLRLSVTVKAATLGVGLLLICAAMTFPDVSVTTKAIAIGFFLILTAPVAAHMIGRAAYIQRVKTWKGTTLNDLEKEGKLDCRKEDF; from the coding sequence ATGATTGATATTACTTTAGCCATTCTCAGTACCATCGGGGCCTTGGCCATACTATTTGCGTCTATTGGCATCTTGCGGATGCCCGATTTTTATTTGCGTCTTTCGGTTACGGTAAAGGCGGCAACGCTGGGTGTGGGACTTTTACTTATCTGTGCGGCAATGACATTCCCGGATGTATCCGTAACGACCAAGGCTATAGCTATTGGATTTTTTCTGATCCTAACGGCTCCGGTTGCAGCACACATGATTGGCAGGGCTGCCTATATACAGCGGGTAAAAACATGGAAGGGAACCACCTTAAATGACCTTGAAAAGGAAGGTAAATTAGATTGTAGAAAAGAAGATTTTTAA